The following proteins are encoded in a genomic region of Eriocheir sinensis breed Jianghai 21 chromosome 55, ASM2467909v1, whole genome shotgun sequence:
- the LOC126984012 gene encoding uncharacterized protein LOC126984012 isoform X4 — protein sequence MEEQTGEDLLEGHLRQLAEVQEPPRAKLEEVISRSDSFPVRFPTQSARLKTLLEGGVHDEATLEQHVNSAYPIVHERVLPLLASFLHFKRSHGRKKERELYKNLGLLELVDRLLKQRPIVFYTPHDVYLLRDCTEGCDGFMDIGHSKEQGSLTLKEYMSYDEMKLSALFGVSSYSAFINDGSRYNRGLPDPPEKFVPEGVIVGLVGARMEREGVMEWQDCVVTPRQNTAHRGYGEELPPQPRLVREWARLWNEHFLPTWEEASATTKTEFLSCSSDLLFNAKVYKARMQLSAETLLAEAGVRAAGVGLKAYVHVVGLGLGVWRLTPHQNQLFVDAWAAALTKADTTHISHINFSWISDVTQCGGAQDGEHFPDTSVVIRFTKTGLHAAPLPEGTLLVTSFAWDSNSFPGNEYWRGKLSASGDPAAACSSGVAELHNTLINPRVTATNLHVASPGRVEHVAAYARRRLDTPQ from the exons ATGGAGGAGCAGACCGGGGAGGACCTGCTAGAGGGCCACTTGAGGCAGCTTGCGGAGGTTCAGGAGCCGCCCAGAGCCAAGCTAGAGGAAGTGATCTCTCGCAGCGATTCGTTTCCCGTCCGATTCCCAACCCAGTCAGCGCGACTAAAGACCCTgctggag GGCGGCGTGCACGACGAGGCCACCCTGGAGCAGCACGTCAACTCGGCCTACCCTATAGTACACGAGCGAGTCCTGCcgctccttgcctccttcctccacttcaagAGGAGTCAcggcaggaaaaaggaaag AGAACTTTACAAAAATCTGGGACTGTTGGAGTTAGTGGATCGTCTCCTAAAGCAGCGACCCATCGTTTTCTACACTCCACATGACGTCTACCTACTCAGAGACTGCACCGAGGGCTGTGATGGCTTCATGGATATCGGCCATTCCAAGGAGCAAGGGAGCCTCACACTGAAAGAGTACATGAGCTATGATGAGATGAAGCTCTCGGCGCTATTCGGGGTGTCATCCTACTCTGCCTTCATCAACGACGGTAGTCGCTACAACCGGGGGCTGCCCGACCCGCCTGAGAAGTTTGTGCCTGAAGGCGTCATTGTGGGCTTGGTGGGCGCCAGGATGGAGCGTGAGGGCGTCATGGAGTGGCAGGACTGTGTGGTGACGCCTAGGCAGAATACTGCGCACCGCGGTTACGGCGAGGAGCTTCCACCGCAGCCGCGACTGGTGAGGGAGTGGGCGCGACTGTGGAACGAGCATTTCCTCCCCACCTGGGAAGAGGCCTCCGCGACCACGAAAACCGAGTTTTTGTCTTGCTCCTCCGACCTGCTGTTCAATGCGAAGGTATACAAGGCCCGCATGCAGCTGTCGGCCGAGACGCTGCTGGCCGAGGCTGGCGTGCGTGCTGCAGGCGTGGGGCTGAAGGCATACGTGCACGTGGTAGGGCTCGGCCTGGGCGTGTGGCGCCTCACGCCTCACCAGAACCAGCTCTTTGTGGACGCATGGGCCGCCGCCCTCACCAAGGCCGACACGACTCACATCAGTCACATTAACTTCAGCTGGATCTCAGACGTGACGCAATGCGGCGGGGCGCAGGACGGAGAACACTTCCCTGACACGAGCGTTGTCATCCGCTTTACCAAGACCGGCCTGCACGCCGCGCCACTGCCCGAGGGAACTCTCCTGGTGACCAGCTTCGCCTGGGACTCCAATTCCTTTCCTGGCAACGAGTACTGGCGTGGCAAGTTGTCAGCCTCTGGGGACCCCGCGGCCGCCTGCTCCTCGGGAGTGGCCGAACTGCACAACACACTCATCAATCCCCGTGTCACGGCCACCAACCTGCATGTCGCGTCGCCGGGACGCGTCGAGCACGTGGCGGCCTATGCACGTCGGAGGCTAGATACCCCGCAGTGA
- the LOC126984012 gene encoding uncharacterized protein LOC126984012 isoform X3 — protein sequence MPVLSTNSTSDGDNREAGCSCFYRVFCGGLVSTTGMEEQTGEDLLEGHLRQLAEVQEPPRAKLEEVISRSDSFPVRFPTQSARLKTLLEGGVHDEATLEQHVNSAYPIVHERVLPLLASFLHFKRSHGRKKERELYKNLGLLELVDRLLKQRPIVFYTPHDVYLLRDCTEGCDGFMDIGHSKEQGSLTLKEYMSYDEMKLSALFGVSSYSAFINDGSRYNRGLPDPPEKFVPEGVIVGLVGARMEREGVMEWQDCVVTPRQNTAHRGYGEELPPQPRLVREWARLWNEHFLPTWEEASATTKTEFLSCSSDLLFNAKVYKARMQLSAETLLAEAGVRAAGVGLKAYVHVVGLGLGVWRLTPHQNQLFVDAWAAALTKADTTHISHINFSWISDVTQCGGAQDGEHFPDTSVVIRFTKTGLHAAPLPEGTLLVTSFAWDSNSFPGNEYWRGKLSASGDPAAACSSGVAELHNTLINPRVTATNLHVASPGRVEHVAAYARRRLDTPQ from the exons ATGCCTGTTTTGTCTACTAACTCTACTTCTGATGGTGACAATCGCGAGGCAGGCTGCAGTTGCTTCTACCGTGTTTTCTGTGGCGG CCTCGTAAGTACTACTGGCATGGAGGAGCAGACCGGGGAGGACCTGCTAGAGGGCCACTTGAGGCAGCTTGCGGAGGTTCAGGAGCCGCCCAGAGCCAAGCTAGAGGAAGTGATCTCTCGCAGCGATTCGTTTCCCGTCCGATTCCCAACCCAGTCAGCGCGACTAAAGACCCTgctggag GGCGGCGTGCACGACGAGGCCACCCTGGAGCAGCACGTCAACTCGGCCTACCCTATAGTACACGAGCGAGTCCTGCcgctccttgcctccttcctccacttcaagAGGAGTCAcggcaggaaaaaggaaag AGAACTTTACAAAAATCTGGGACTGTTGGAGTTAGTGGATCGTCTCCTAAAGCAGCGACCCATCGTTTTCTACACTCCACATGACGTCTACCTACTCAGAGACTGCACCGAGGGCTGTGATGGCTTCATGGATATCGGCCATTCCAAGGAGCAAGGGAGCCTCACACTGAAAGAGTACATGAGCTATGATGAGATGAAGCTCTCGGCGCTATTCGGGGTGTCATCCTACTCTGCCTTCATCAACGACGGTAGTCGCTACAACCGGGGGCTGCCCGACCCGCCTGAGAAGTTTGTGCCTGAAGGCGTCATTGTGGGCTTGGTGGGCGCCAGGATGGAGCGTGAGGGCGTCATGGAGTGGCAGGACTGTGTGGTGACGCCTAGGCAGAATACTGCGCACCGCGGTTACGGCGAGGAGCTTCCACCGCAGCCGCGACTGGTGAGGGAGTGGGCGCGACTGTGGAACGAGCATTTCCTCCCCACCTGGGAAGAGGCCTCCGCGACCACGAAAACCGAGTTTTTGTCTTGCTCCTCCGACCTGCTGTTCAATGCGAAGGTATACAAGGCCCGCATGCAGCTGTCGGCCGAGACGCTGCTGGCCGAGGCTGGCGTGCGTGCTGCAGGCGTGGGGCTGAAGGCATACGTGCACGTGGTAGGGCTCGGCCTGGGCGTGTGGCGCCTCACGCCTCACCAGAACCAGCTCTTTGTGGACGCATGGGCCGCCGCCCTCACCAAGGCCGACACGACTCACATCAGTCACATTAACTTCAGCTGGATCTCAGACGTGACGCAATGCGGCGGGGCGCAGGACGGAGAACACTTCCCTGACACGAGCGTTGTCATCCGCTTTACCAAGACCGGCCTGCACGCCGCGCCACTGCCCGAGGGAACTCTCCTGGTGACCAGCTTCGCCTGGGACTCCAATTCCTTTCCTGGCAACGAGTACTGGCGTGGCAAGTTGTCAGCCTCTGGGGACCCCGCGGCCGCCTGCTCCTCGGGAGTGGCCGAACTGCACAACACACTCATCAATCCCCGTGTCACGGCCACCAACCTGCATGTCGCGTCGCCGGGACGCGTCGAGCACGTGGCGGCCTATGCACGTCGGAGGCTAGATACCCCGCAGTGA
- the LOC126984012 gene encoding uncharacterized protein LOC126984012 isoform X2 — MLNILLFFWGRGKAQPDCLLVLFSRPWRLKRQAQHAPTSSRHPRKYYWHGGADRGGPARGPLEAACGGSGAAQSQARGSDLSQRFVSRPIPNPVSATKDPAGGQGGVHDEATLEQHVNSAYPIVHERVLPLLASFLHFKRSHGRKKERELYKNLGLLELVDRLLKQRPIVFYTPHDVYLLRDCTEGCDGFMDIGHSKEQGSLTLKEYMSYDEMKLSALFGVSSYSAFINDGSRYNRGLPDPPEKFVPEGVIVGLVGARMEREGVMEWQDCVVTPRQNTAHRGYGEELPPQPRLVREWARLWNEHFLPTWEEASATTKTEFLSCSSDLLFNAKVYKARMQLSAETLLAEAGVRAAGVGLKAYVHVVGLGLGVWRLTPHQNQLFVDAWAAALTKADTTHISHINFSWISDVTQCGGAQDGEHFPDTSVVIRFTKTGLHAAPLPEGTLLVTSFAWDSNSFPGNEYWRGKLSASGDPAAACSSGVAELHNTLINPRVTATNLHVASPGRVEHVAAYARRRLDTPQ; from the exons CCTCGTAAGTACTACTGGCATGGAGGAGCAGACCGGGGAGGACCTGCTAGAGGGCCACTTGAGGCAGCTTGCGGAGGTTCAGGAGCCGCCCAGAGCCAAGCTAGAGGAAGTGATCTCTCGCAGCGATTCGTTTCCCGTCCGATTCCCAACCCAGTCAGCGCGACTAAAGACCCTgctggag GGCAGGGCGGCGTGCACGACGAGGCCACCCTGGAGCAGCACGTCAACTCGGCCTACCCTATAGTACACGAGCGAGTCCTGCcgctccttgcctccttcctccacttcaagAGGAGTCAcggcaggaaaaaggaaag AGAACTTTACAAAAATCTGGGACTGTTGGAGTTAGTGGATCGTCTCCTAAAGCAGCGACCCATCGTTTTCTACACTCCACATGACGTCTACCTACTCAGAGACTGCACCGAGGGCTGTGATGGCTTCATGGATATCGGCCATTCCAAGGAGCAAGGGAGCCTCACACTGAAAGAGTACATGAGCTATGATGAGATGAAGCTCTCGGCGCTATTCGGGGTGTCATCCTACTCTGCCTTCATCAACGACGGTAGTCGCTACAACCGGGGGCTGCCCGACCCGCCTGAGAAGTTTGTGCCTGAAGGCGTCATTGTGGGCTTGGTGGGCGCCAGGATGGAGCGTGAGGGCGTCATGGAGTGGCAGGACTGTGTGGTGACGCCTAGGCAGAATACTGCGCACCGCGGTTACGGCGAGGAGCTTCCACCGCAGCCGCGACTGGTGAGGGAGTGGGCGCGACTGTGGAACGAGCATTTCCTCCCCACCTGGGAAGAGGCCTCCGCGACCACGAAAACCGAGTTTTTGTCTTGCTCCTCCGACCTGCTGTTCAATGCGAAGGTATACAAGGCCCGCATGCAGCTGTCGGCCGAGACGCTGCTGGCCGAGGCTGGCGTGCGTGCTGCAGGCGTGGGGCTGAAGGCATACGTGCACGTGGTAGGGCTCGGCCTGGGCGTGTGGCGCCTCACGCCTCACCAGAACCAGCTCTTTGTGGACGCATGGGCCGCCGCCCTCACCAAGGCCGACACGACTCACATCAGTCACATTAACTTCAGCTGGATCTCAGACGTGACGCAATGCGGCGGGGCGCAGGACGGAGAACACTTCCCTGACACGAGCGTTGTCATCCGCTTTACCAAGACCGGCCTGCACGCCGCGCCACTGCCCGAGGGAACTCTCCTGGTGACCAGCTTCGCCTGGGACTCCAATTCCTTTCCTGGCAACGAGTACTGGCGTGGCAAGTTGTCAGCCTCTGGGGACCCCGCGGCCGCCTGCTCCTCGGGAGTGGCCGAACTGCACAACACACTCATCAATCCCCGTGTCACGGCCACCAACCTGCATGTCGCGTCGCCGGGACGCGTCGAGCACGTGGCGGCCTATGCACGTCGGAGGCTAGATACCCCGCAGTGA